Proteins encoded within one genomic window of Cellulomonas flavigena DSM 20109:
- a CDS encoding polysaccharide biosynthesis tyrosine autokinase: MELTDQLRAIRKNWWIVALTVLTTVGAALLVTVRATPEYESTLTFFVAASSDTGTALQADEFAQRRVAAYAGVLTSGRLAERIAANRSLGLDSRAIASRISATPQEDAILLSAVVRDTDPARAQQIGEAIEEELGPLVQELERTDAASRANVSLTVISGPTAPTSPVSPRPALNVGVGLLAGLALGVSLAVARQVLDRTVRTPEHVRASTSLPVLSTITAQHPRSRRRARPDGLVAAADPGSPRAEAYRRLRTNLTFSAATHRMQVIVVTSPLAGEGKTTTSCNLAIALAESGRRVLLVEGDLRRPRVSRALGLEGAVGLTNVLVGQVEEADVIQQWGPHGLFVLPAGTLPPNPSELLGSDKMRAFVQRMRQRFDVVILDTPPTLPVTDATIAAAHADSVVLVVRYGHTTRDQARSAVESLRVVDAPLAGVIINGAPLRSAGVPYSHDAGRPRSADVAPAAVAPAGGAAGAGRPTAADPAAGLPNDARHVGAHPDR, from the coding sequence GTGGAGCTGACCGACCAACTGCGGGCGATCCGCAAGAACTGGTGGATCGTCGCACTGACCGTGCTGACGACGGTCGGGGCAGCGCTGCTCGTCACCGTGCGCGCGACGCCGGAGTACGAGAGCACCCTGACCTTCTTCGTCGCGGCGTCGAGCGACACGGGCACCGCGCTGCAGGCCGACGAGTTCGCGCAGCGCCGCGTCGCCGCCTACGCCGGCGTCCTGACGAGCGGCCGCCTGGCCGAGCGGATCGCGGCCAACCGGTCGCTCGGCCTGGACTCCAGGGCGATCGCGTCACGCATCTCCGCGACGCCCCAGGAGGACGCGATCCTGCTCAGCGCCGTGGTCCGGGACACCGACCCGGCGCGCGCGCAGCAGATCGGCGAGGCGATCGAGGAGGAGCTGGGCCCGCTCGTCCAGGAGCTCGAGCGCACCGACGCCGCCAGCCGCGCCAACGTCTCGCTCACCGTCATCTCCGGCCCGACCGCCCCCACCTCGCCCGTCTCGCCGCGCCCCGCGCTGAACGTCGGCGTCGGCCTGCTCGCCGGCCTCGCGCTGGGCGTGTCCCTGGCCGTCGCGCGGCAGGTGCTCGACCGCACGGTCCGCACCCCGGAGCACGTGCGCGCCAGCACGTCGCTGCCCGTGCTCTCCACGATCACCGCCCAGCACCCGCGCAGCCGCCGCCGTGCGCGCCCCGACGGCCTGGTGGCCGCGGCCGACCCGGGCTCGCCGCGCGCCGAGGCCTACCGACGGCTGCGCACCAACCTCACGTTCAGCGCCGCGACGCACCGCATGCAGGTCATCGTCGTCACGTCACCGCTGGCCGGCGAGGGCAAGACGACCACGAGCTGCAACCTCGCGATCGCGCTCGCGGAGAGCGGGCGGCGCGTGCTGCTCGTCGAGGGTGACCTGCGCCGGCCCCGCGTCTCGCGGGCGCTCGGGCTCGAGGGCGCCGTCGGTCTCACCAACGTGCTCGTGGGGCAGGTCGAGGAGGCCGACGTCATCCAGCAGTGGGGTCCCCACGGGCTGTTCGTGCTGCCGGCCGGCACCCTGCCGCCCAACCCGTCCGAGCTGCTCGGCAGCGACAAGATGCGCGCCTTCGTGCAGCGCATGCGGCAGCGCTTCGACGTCGTCATCCTCGACACGCCGCCGACCCTGCCCGTCACCGACGCGACGATCGCGGCCGCGCACGCCGACAGCGTCGTGCTCGTCGTCCGCTACGGGCACACGACGCGCGACCAGGCCCGCTCGGCTGTCGAGTCGCTGCGCGTCGTCGACGCACCGCTCGCGGGCGTCATCATCAACGGCGCCCCGCTGCGATCGGCCGGCGTGCCCTACTCGCACGACGCGGGCCGCCCCCGGTCGGCGGACGTGGCACCCGCCGCGGTCGCGCCCGCCGGTGGCGCCGCGGGCGCGGGCCGCCCGACCGCGGCCGACCCCGCCGCCGGTCTGCCGAACGACGCCCGCCACGTCGGCGCCCACCCGGACCGCTGA
- the mfd gene encoding transcription-repair coupling factor has product MDLTGLLPALLADPAVADALASVRARGELDVVGPAGVRPPLLAALAGAVATGGAAGPGGGRPLVVVTATGRDADELAAALRCYLPDDDVAVLPSWETLPHERLSPRSDTVARRVAVFRRLAHPDPEPGPTGAVRVLVLPVRALLQPVVDGLGELVPVEVRTGQQVDLDDLAQRLVDAAYTRVDMVERRGEFAVRGGILDVFPPTEDHPLRVELWGEDVEEIRWFSVADQRSLEVAEHGLWAPPCREILLTDAVRARAAALREQLPGALDMLDRLAEGIAVEGMESLAPVLVDRMVPVLDLVPDESLLVVVDPERVRRRAHDLVATTQEFLEAAWTSAAAGAATPLDLSSASFASFAEVRALAAVRALGWWTLSGFTLDADAVTGDDSPATDEGPTAAPDVRTLVVGAREVERYRGEVARAVQDVHRLQQQGWRLVLATEGHGPAQRMVEQLRAADVPARLVASVDDEPEGGVVLVTPAPLGPGFVHEALHLAVFSESDLTGRAGSSTRDMRRMPSRRRNVVDPLQLRPGDFVVHEQHGVGRFVELVQRTIGSGAAAATREYLVVEYASSKRGQPGDRLYVPTDQLDQVTKYVGGEAPTLNRMGGADWQKTKGRARKAVKEIAAELIRLYSARMATPGHAFGPDTPWQRELEDAFAYVETPDQLATIEEVKADMEKTVPMDRLVCGDVGYGKTEIAVRAAFKAVQDGKQVAVLVPTTLLVQQHLDTFTERYAPYPVKVAALSRFQTAKESQQVVEGLADGSVDVVIGTHRLITGSVRFKDLGLVIIDEEQRFGVEHKETLKALRTNVDVLAMSATPIPRTLEMAVTGIREMSTLATPPEERHPVLTFVGPYEEKQISAAIRRELLREGQVFYVHNKVESIERTASRLNELVPEARIAVAHGKMGEHQLEQVIVDFWEKRFDVLVCTTIVETGLDISNANTLILERADRLGLSQLHQLRGRVGRGRERAYAYFLYPPEVPLTETAHDRLQTIAAHTDLGAGMAVAMKDLEIRGAGNLLGGEQSGHIEGVGFDLYVRMVGEAVASFRGEQAEELPDVTIELPVDAHVPHDYIAHERLRLEAYRKIAAATDDAGLREVHAELVDRYGPVPGPVENLFEVAQLRLHLRAAGLADVTAQGRFVRFAPVELPESAQLRLKRLYPGAVLKPAVRTVLVPFPTTARIGGKPLHGRDVMTWVRQFVDAIVRGDVAAAAAAGTAR; this is encoded by the coding sequence ATGGACCTCACCGGCCTCCTGCCCGCCCTGCTCGCCGACCCCGCCGTCGCCGATGCGCTCGCGTCCGTCCGCGCGCGCGGCGAGCTCGACGTCGTCGGGCCCGCCGGTGTGCGCCCGCCGCTGCTCGCGGCGCTCGCGGGTGCGGTCGCGACGGGCGGCGCAGCGGGACCCGGCGGTGGGCGTCCACTCGTCGTGGTGACGGCGACGGGTCGCGACGCCGACGAGCTCGCCGCCGCGCTGCGCTGCTACCTGCCGGACGACGACGTCGCGGTGCTGCCGAGCTGGGAGACCCTGCCGCACGAGCGGCTGAGCCCGCGCAGCGACACGGTGGCGCGCCGGGTCGCGGTGTTCCGGCGGCTGGCGCACCCGGACCCGGAGCCCGGCCCGACCGGGGCGGTGCGCGTGCTCGTGCTGCCGGTGCGCGCGCTGCTGCAGCCGGTCGTCGACGGGCTGGGGGAGCTCGTGCCCGTCGAGGTGCGCACGGGTCAGCAGGTCGACCTCGACGACCTCGCGCAGCGGCTCGTCGACGCGGCGTACACGCGTGTCGACATGGTCGAGCGGCGCGGCGAGTTCGCGGTGCGCGGCGGGATCCTCGACGTGTTCCCGCCCACCGAGGACCACCCGCTGCGCGTGGAGCTGTGGGGCGAGGACGTCGAGGAGATCCGCTGGTTCTCCGTGGCGGACCAGCGCAGCCTCGAGGTCGCCGAGCACGGCCTGTGGGCGCCGCCCTGCCGCGAGATCCTGCTGACCGACGCGGTACGGGCGCGCGCGGCCGCGCTGCGCGAGCAGCTGCCCGGCGCGCTCGACATGCTCGACCGGCTCGCCGAGGGCATCGCGGTCGAGGGCATGGAGTCGCTCGCGCCCGTCCTGGTGGACCGCATGGTCCCGGTGCTCGACCTGGTCCCCGACGAGTCGCTGCTCGTGGTCGTCGACCCCGAGCGCGTGCGCCGCCGTGCCCACGACCTCGTCGCGACCACGCAGGAGTTCCTCGAGGCCGCGTGGACCTCGGCCGCAGCGGGTGCGGCGACGCCGCTGGACCTGTCGTCCGCGTCGTTCGCGTCGTTCGCGGAGGTCCGCGCGCTCGCCGCCGTGCGCGCGCTGGGCTGGTGGACGCTGTCGGGTTTCACGCTCGACGCGGACGCCGTGACGGGCGACGACAGCCCCGCGACGGACGAGGGTCCGACTGCCGCGCCCGACGTCCGCACGCTCGTCGTGGGGGCGCGCGAGGTCGAGCGGTACCGCGGCGAGGTCGCTCGCGCGGTGCAGGACGTGCACCGGCTGCAGCAGCAGGGCTGGCGGCTCGTGCTGGCGACCGAGGGGCACGGTCCCGCGCAGCGCATGGTCGAGCAGCTGCGCGCGGCGGACGTGCCGGCGCGCCTGGTCGCGTCGGTCGACGACGAGCCCGAGGGCGGCGTCGTGCTGGTCACGCCCGCGCCGCTCGGTCCGGGCTTCGTGCACGAGGCGCTGCACCTCGCGGTGTTCAGCGAGTCGGACCTCACGGGCCGCGCCGGGTCGAGCACGCGCGACATGCGCCGCATGCCGAGCCGGCGCCGCAACGTGGTCGACCCCCTGCAGCTGCGCCCCGGCGACTTCGTCGTGCACGAGCAGCACGGTGTGGGCCGCTTCGTCGAGCTGGTGCAGCGCACGATCGGGTCGGGCGCGGCGGCGGCCACGCGCGAGTACCTCGTCGTGGAGTACGCGTCGAGCAAGCGCGGTCAGCCCGGCGACCGGCTGTACGTGCCCACCGACCAGCTCGACCAGGTCACCAAGTACGTCGGCGGTGAGGCGCCCACGCTCAACCGCATGGGCGGCGCGGACTGGCAGAAGACCAAGGGGCGCGCCCGCAAGGCCGTCAAGGAGATCGCGGCCGAGCTCATCCGCCTGTACTCGGCGCGCATGGCCACGCCGGGCCACGCGTTCGGCCCGGACACGCCGTGGCAGCGCGAGCTCGAGGACGCGTTCGCGTACGTCGAGACGCCCGACCAGCTCGCGACGATCGAGGAGGTCAAGGCCGACATGGAGAAGACGGTCCCCATGGACCGCCTCGTGTGCGGTGACGTCGGCTACGGCAAGACGGAGATCGCCGTGCGTGCGGCGTTCAAGGCCGTGCAGGACGGCAAGCAGGTCGCCGTCCTGGTCCCGACGACGCTGCTGGTGCAGCAGCACCTCGACACGTTCACCGAGCGGTACGCGCCGTACCCGGTGAAGGTCGCGGCGCTGTCCCGGTTCCAGACGGCCAAGGAGTCGCAGCAGGTCGTCGAGGGGCTCGCGGACGGGTCGGTCGACGTCGTCATCGGCACGCACCGCCTCATCACCGGCAGCGTGCGGTTCAAGGACCTCGGCCTGGTCATCATCGACGAGGAGCAGCGGTTCGGTGTCGAGCACAAGGAGACGCTCAAGGCGCTGCGCACCAACGTCGACGTGCTGGCGATGAGCGCCACGCCGATCCCGCGCACGCTCGAGATGGCCGTCACGGGCATCCGTGAGATGTCCACGCTGGCCACACCGCCGGAGGAGCGCCACCCGGTGCTCACGTTCGTGGGACCGTACGAGGAGAAGCAGATCTCCGCGGCGATCCGGCGTGAGCTGCTGCGCGAGGGCCAGGTCTTCTACGTCCACAACAAGGTCGAGTCGATCGAGCGGACCGCCTCACGACTCAACGAGCTGGTCCCCGAGGCCCGGATCGCCGTCGCGCACGGGAAGATGGGGGAGCACCAGCTCGAGCAGGTCATCGTCGACTTCTGGGAGAAGAGGTTCGACGTCCTGGTCTGCACGACCATCGTCGAGACCGGCCTGGACATCTCCAACGCCAACACCCTCATCCTCGAGCGCGCGGACCGGTTGGGGCTCTCGCAGCTCCACCAGCTGCGCGGGCGCGTGGGCCGCGGCCGCGAGCGCGCGTACGCGTACTTCCTGTACCCGCCGGAGGTGCCGCTGACCGAGACCGCGCACGACCGGTTGCAGACCATCGCCGCCCACACCGACCTGGGGGCCGGCATGGCCGTGGCGATGAAGGACCTGGAGATCCGCGGTGCGGGCAACCTGCTCGGTGGCGAGCAGTCCGGGCACATCGAGGGCGTCGGCTTCGACCTGTACGTGCGGATGGTGGGCGAGGCGGTGGCGTCGTTCCGCGGCGAGCAGGCCGAGGAGCTCCCCGACGTCACGATCGAGCTGCCCGTCGACGCGCACGTGCCGCACGACTACATCGCGCACGAGCGGCTGCGCCTGGAGGCGTACCGCAAGATCGCGGCGGCCACGGACGACGCGGGCCTGCGCGAGGTGCACGCCGAGCTCGTCGACCGCTACGGCCCCGTCCCGGGACCCGTCGAGAACCTCTTCGAGGTCGCGCAGCTGCGCCTGCACCTGCGGGCGGCGGGCCTCGCGGACGTCACGGCGCAGGGCCGGTTCGTCCGCTTCGCGCCCGTCGAGCTGCCGGAGTCGGCCCAGCTGCGGCTCAAGCGCCTGTACCCGGGTGCGGTGCTCAAGCCGGCCGTCCGCACGGTGCTCGTGCCGTTCCCGACGACCGCGCGCATCGGCGGCAAGCCGTTGCACGGGCGCGACGTCATGACGTGGGTACGGCAGTTCGTCGACGCGATCGTGCGCGGTGACGTCGCGGCCGCCGCGGCGGCGGGGACGGCGCGCTGA
- a CDS encoding radical SAM protein: MSPAGAAGDVVGPPGGRGILQIHPTRRCNLRCRHCYSRSGPDVDEALTTALVRSVVEDAAALGYGVLGVSGGEPLLHPGLGELLRTARGAGMRTTVTTNGMLLTPRRVDELAGWVDVLAISLDGAPDSHVAMRGDPRAFTRMAGRLEHLAASGTAFGFVFTLTQRNVHELDWVVRFAREVGAGLVHVHPLEPEGYALDNLPGAVPDVVELGFAAVEALRVSQEACGPALQIDVVSRRTLLSDPARFLALDAPPDGPLGSWLSPLVLETDGTVVPLTYGFPRRHALGDVHTARLVDLAAQWDAAPLLDVLRATHDRLTAPDGPPLTSWYTEVLTTARDRVEVGAGT; this comes from the coding sequence GTGAGCCCCGCCGGCGCCGCAGGTGACGTCGTCGGACCCCCGGGTGGGCGCGGCATCCTGCAGATCCACCCGACCCGTCGCTGCAACCTGCGGTGCCGGCACTGCTACTCGCGGTCCGGGCCCGACGTGGACGAGGCCCTGACGACGGCCCTCGTGCGGTCCGTCGTCGAGGACGCCGCCGCGCTGGGCTACGGCGTCCTCGGCGTGTCCGGCGGGGAGCCGCTGCTGCACCCGGGCCTCGGTGAGCTGCTGCGCACCGCCCGCGGGGCGGGCATGCGCACCACCGTGACGACCAACGGCATGCTGCTGACCCCGCGCCGGGTGGACGAGCTCGCGGGGTGGGTCGACGTGCTCGCGATCTCCCTCGACGGGGCGCCGGACAGCCACGTCGCGATGCGCGGCGACCCGCGCGCCTTCACCCGCATGGCAGGACGGCTCGAGCACCTCGCCGCCTCGGGGACCGCGTTCGGCTTCGTCTTCACGCTCACGCAGCGCAACGTGCACGAGCTCGACTGGGTCGTCCGGTTCGCGCGCGAGGTCGGCGCCGGCCTCGTCCACGTCCACCCGCTCGAGCCCGAGGGCTATGCCCTGGACAACCTGCCCGGCGCCGTCCCGGACGTCGTCGAGCTCGGGTTCGCCGCCGTCGAGGCGCTCCGGGTGAGCCAGGAGGCCTGCGGCCCCGCCCTGCAGATCGACGTCGTCAGCCGCCGCACGCTGCTGTCCGACCCCGCCCGCTTCCTCGCCCTCGACGCGCCGCCCGACGGGCCGCTCGGCTCGTGGCTCAGCCCGCTGGTGCTCGAGACCGACGGCACCGTCGTCCCGCTGACCTACGGGTTCCCGCGCCGCCACGCGCTCGGTGACGTGCACACGGCTCGGCTCGTCGACCTCGCCGCGCAGTGGGACGCCGCGCCGCTGCTCGACGTGCTGCGCGCGACCCACGACCGCCTCACGGCACCGGACGGCCCGCCCCTGACCTCCTGGTACACCGAGGTCCTCACGACGGCCCGCGACCGGGTCGAGGTCGGAGCCGGGACGTGA
- a CDS encoding MazG family protein produces MGRARGRAGRLVGDAGAGADALTGAPGPHDRQAAALARVVAVMDRLRSPEGCPWYAEQTHTSLLPYALEEAHELVEAVEHGDPAHVREELGDLLLQVLVHARIASEDPVAPFDVGDVADDLAAKLVRRNPHVFGPGAGQVLDAATVDARWQDLKRAEKPARTSVLDGVPASMGALARAQKLVARAGRAGLLDTAPVPAGPSSDGPVPADAAPAAIGEALLALVVAAQHAGVDAEAALRRATADWEAAARRAEA; encoded by the coding sequence GTGGGTCGTGCCCGAGGGCGGGCGGGACGGCTCGTCGGCGACGCCGGAGCCGGAGCCGACGCCCTGACGGGCGCGCCGGGGCCGCACGACCGGCAGGCGGCCGCGCTCGCGCGCGTCGTCGCGGTCATGGACCGGCTGCGCTCGCCCGAGGGGTGCCCCTGGTACGCCGAGCAGACGCACACCTCGCTCCTGCCGTACGCGCTCGAGGAGGCACACGAGCTCGTCGAGGCCGTCGAGCACGGCGACCCCGCGCACGTCCGTGAGGAGCTCGGCGACCTGCTGCTGCAGGTGCTCGTCCACGCGCGCATCGCGTCGGAGGACCCCGTGGCGCCGTTCGACGTGGGCGACGTCGCCGACGACCTCGCGGCCAAGCTGGTGCGTCGCAACCCGCACGTGTTCGGCCCCGGTGCCGGGCAGGTGCTCGACGCGGCCACGGTCGACGCCCGGTGGCAGGACCTCAAGCGCGCCGAGAAGCCCGCGCGCACGTCGGTGCTCGACGGCGTCCCCGCGTCGATGGGGGCGCTGGCGCGCGCGCAGAAGCTCGTCGCGCGGGCCGGCCGCGCCGGGCTGCTCGACACGGCGCCCGTCCCCGCGGGACCCTCGTCCGACGGCCCGGTGCCTGCCGACGCGGCTCCCGCGGCGATCGGCGAGGCGCTGCTCGCGCTCGTCGTTGCGGCGCAGCACGCGGGCGTCGACGCCGAGGCCGCGCTGCGCCGCGCGACCGCCGACTGGGAGGCGGCGGCCCGCCGGGCCGAGGCCTGA
- a CDS encoding Re/Si-specific NAD(P)(+) transhydrogenase subunit alpha, whose product MRIGVLREERPGERLVAATPRTVAKLRDLGYEVVVEHDAGASATFTDEAYTAAGASTCDRADVLACDVVTAVHLPSDVERMRRGATLVATMAPFADPELPGRLATLGVTALALDAVPRISRAQALDVLSTLSNVAGYRAVIEAAEEFGGMFTGQVTAAGKTPPANVFVIGAGVAGLAALGTASSLGAQVRAFDVRPEAGEQIESMGATFVQAEGASQEVSTDGYARELTAEQERLTAAMYAEQTAWADVVVTTALVRGQAPRTITKEMVEAMRPGSVIVDLAASGGGNCELTVPGERVVTDNGVVVLGWTDLPSRMPQHTSQLFGTNVVHLLALLTPGKDGELVLDLDDPVQRGMTVTTEGDVTWPPPPVAVSAAPAATPTAPVETEEERAARTAAEAEAAARRQRRNGVLAGLGAVLTVLALTTAPASFLSHATVFALAVVVGYYVISNVSHSLHTPLMATTNAISGIILVGALLQIGSSSWVVSTLAFVAATVAAINIFGGFLVAFRMIHMFRKEA is encoded by the coding sequence ATGAGGATCGGCGTCCTGCGCGAGGAGCGCCCGGGCGAGCGGCTGGTGGCCGCCACACCCCGGACCGTCGCGAAGCTCCGCGACCTCGGGTACGAGGTGGTCGTCGAGCACGACGCGGGCGCGTCCGCGACGTTCACCGACGAGGCCTACACCGCCGCCGGCGCGAGCACCTGCGACCGCGCCGACGTGCTCGCGTGCGACGTCGTCACGGCGGTGCACCTGCCCTCCGACGTCGAGCGGATGCGACGCGGCGCGACGCTCGTGGCGACCATGGCGCCGTTCGCCGACCCGGAGCTGCCCGGCCGCCTCGCCACGCTCGGGGTCACCGCGCTCGCGCTCGACGCGGTGCCGCGGATCTCGCGCGCGCAGGCGCTCGACGTGCTGTCCACGCTGTCCAACGTCGCGGGCTACCGGGCCGTCATCGAGGCGGCCGAGGAGTTCGGCGGCATGTTCACCGGGCAGGTCACGGCGGCGGGCAAGACCCCGCCCGCCAACGTCTTCGTCATCGGTGCCGGCGTCGCGGGCCTGGCAGCCCTCGGCACCGCGTCGAGCCTCGGTGCACAGGTCCGCGCGTTCGACGTGCGCCCTGAGGCGGGGGAGCAGATCGAGTCGATGGGCGCGACGTTCGTGCAGGCCGAGGGCGCGAGCCAGGAGGTCTCGACCGACGGGTACGCGCGCGAGCTCACCGCCGAGCAGGAGCGGCTGACCGCGGCGATGTACGCCGAGCAGACCGCCTGGGCGGACGTCGTCGTCACCACCGCGCTCGTGCGGGGACAGGCGCCGCGGACCATCACCAAGGAGATGGTCGAGGCGATGCGCCCGGGGTCGGTGATCGTCGACCTCGCGGCCTCGGGCGGCGGGAACTGCGAGCTCACCGTTCCGGGCGAGCGCGTCGTCACGGACAACGGCGTCGTCGTCCTCGGGTGGACCGACCTGCCGAGCCGCATGCCGCAGCACACGTCGCAGCTCTTCGGCACCAACGTCGTCCACCTCCTGGCGCTGCTGACGCCCGGCAAGGACGGCGAGCTGGTCCTCGACCTCGACGACCCGGTGCAGCGCGGCATGACCGTGACCACCGAGGGCGACGTGACCTGGCCGCCGCCGCCCGTCGCGGTGTCGGCCGCGCCCGCGGCGACCCCGACCGCGCCGGTGGAGACCGAGGAGGAGCGCGCCGCGCGCACCGCTGCCGAGGCCGAGGCCGCCGCGCGCCGGCAGCGCCGCAACGGTGTGCTCGCCGGGCTCGGCGCGGTGCTCACCGTCCTCGCGCTGACGACGGCGCCCGCGTCGTTCCTCAGCCACGCGACGGTGTTCGCGCTCGCGGTCGTCGTCGGCTACTACGTCATCTCCAACGTCAGCCACTCCCTGCACACGCCGCTCATGGCCACCACCAACGCGATCAGCGGGATCATCCTCGTCGGTGCGCTGCTGCAGATCGGCAGCTCGAGCTGGGTGGTCAGCACGCTGGCCTTCGTCGCCGCGACCGTCGCGGCGATCAACATCTTCGGCGGGTTCCTCGTCGCGTTCCGCATGATCCACATGTTCCGGAAGGAGGCGTGA